CACTCATACGACCAGAACTGGCGAAATGATTCCTTGAGTAAATACGCCCTGTTGATTTTGAGATTGAGTTTTTCCAGTGCACTCAACCGAGATGCCTGCTTGTCAGTCAGGTTCCACGGGTTCTTGAGCCAGATATATCGGGTGTCTTTAACCAGATCCTTGTGCTTTTGGCCCTTCTCCCGGATCTCGTCTCTACGGACCTGGTCAACGGCTTCATTGAGATGCCGGACAATGTGGAATTTGTCGAAGACCATCGTCGCTTTCGGGGCCTTGTCTTGAATGACCTGGGTATACGGCTCCCACATGTCGCAACAGACCCCTTCAAGCTTATCGATCTTGCTAGGGCCAAGCGAGGTGAAGAAGTTGGTAATTGTTGCCTTTGTCCGTTTTTCCCCGCTCCATACGAGTCTGGAGGTATTCAGGTCGTAGACATTGGTTAGGTATACTTGGCCCTTTTCTCGGGAGATTTCGTCAATCCCAATGTGCGTCAGATTCGAGAGATCTTGATGGGCCAGACCATACTCGACAATCTGGTCAACAGCAGCGGCCACGGTACCCCAGGAGCAACCAAAAAGCTGTGCTACATGTTTCCAGGGCAGTAACCGGGCCCACGAAGCCAGGAAGTGGGCAAAAGCCGTTGTGAACCGATGTTTGCCTGTGCTCCAGGGGAAATACTCCACCTTGACGCCACAATGTCCGCACCGAACTCTGCGGGGGCTGTACCGGAGCCATACAGGGATCCCCCAAAGAGGGACATGGCGAAAATAGCGACTTGTAAGGGTATCCCGATACTTGGCAGCGCTACCGCAGCGGCTGCAAAAGAGCAGATGACGCCGGTCTGGGGCTATATCTACGGTGATCCCGCTCGTATCACCCTGAACCCGACCGACACGAAATCCTTGAATATCCAGCGTCAATTTGGTTAACTGGGACACGAGCATGAGTTCCTCCTGGGTGATAGGTTTGTGTGGTAACTACCTAACTACCCGAGAGGGCTCATGCTTTTCAAGTTTTTGGCCTCAAGTCAGGCACAGATTTGTGTGAAGAACCTATTTTTTTACTGTATTATTTGTAACTGGCTTTACATGTTTATATTTATTAATAATATTTTTATACATTGGCTCATTAAGCACATAAATATGTGCAACTTCATCTGCATAAATCAAATGCCAGTCTTTTTTCTCAAGTAAATAGCGAGACAACAACGACTCGGCGTTAAAAAAGACCCATTGAATATTATATTCTTCAAAAACGTTTTCCCACCCCTTTCCCAGTCTGATTATCTTTATATAATTCCTCAGGTGCTCGTTACCGTACATATCGCTCCGGCCATCAAAAAAGACCTTATATTCCGGGTAAGCTGAATAGATGACGTAGTCTCCAAATTCATCGTCATTGAACATATTCCCGGGAATATGTTCATTTTTAATAAATTCAACCGCCTGCACCGGCTTGCTTTCGGGATCAAAGGAGTGGTTGATTGCGCCAAAAGCAGTGACAAGTATGATCAGGCCAAGGATTAAAGCAGGCCATAGAAAACCACGTGCTGTCTTATCATTCTCAGCAAAGCTTTCTGATTTGACATTTAAAAAATGGATTATTGGGTTCTTGGCTTGCTGAGCAAGAACTTCAAGGCGCTTCAACAGAATAGGTGCGACAATGATGGCAAACAAAGGGATATAGCGAACAGAATACAAGGACATATAGGTAAACCCAAGGACCAGAAAAAGCTCGATCACATTGAGTCTCCACTTGTTGGTCATGAAGAC
The sequence above is drawn from the Desulfohalobium retbaense DSM 5692 genome and encodes:
- a CDS encoding ISL3 family transposase, whose amino-acid sequence is MLVSQLTKLTLDIQGFRVGRVQGDTSGITVDIAPDRRHLLFCSRCGSAAKYRDTLTSRYFRHVPLWGIPVWLRYSPRRVRCGHCGVKVEYFPWSTGKHRFTTAFAHFLASWARLLPWKHVAQLFGCSWGTVAAAVDQIVEYGLAHQDLSNLTHIGIDEISREKGQVYLTNVYDLNTSRLVWSGEKRTKATITNFFTSLGPSKIDKLEGVCCDMWEPYTQVIQDKAPKATMVFDKFHIVRHLNEAVDQVRRDEIREKGQKHKDLVKDTRYIWLKNPWNLTDKQASRLSALEKLNLKINRAYLLKESFRQFWSYECRTSAKDFLDKWFWWATHSRLKPMRNFAWMLRRKEENILSYFDMPISNGSVEGLNNKAKVISHRAYGFRSAKNYIRNLYHCMGGLPEPQIMHRFV